The genomic stretch GTTCGGCGGTGAAGCCCAGTTCGGCGAGGATCAGGGCCGTACCGGGGTCGCCGTCCCTGCTGCGGCACCACTCCAGCCAGCGCGCGTGGTGCCGTTCGGCGTCGTCGAGGCGGCCCGCGCGCCGGGCGCCGATGCCCAGGCCGGTCTCGGCGAACATCTCGCCGCGCCGGTGCGACTGCTCGGCGGCCAGCCGCAGCCCCCGTTCGTGGTGTGCGCGCGCCGCCTCCAGGTCACCGGTCAGCAGGGCGATACGGCCGAGGCCGGAGTGCTTGTACGACGCCTGGATCCACAGGCCCAGTTCCTCGGCGCCGCGCAGGCCGTCCCGGTGCAGCCGGGCGGCGCGCTCGTAGTCGCCGCTGATCTCGGCCAGCGTGCCGAGCACCTCGGCCGCCTGCAACTGGCCCCACCGGTCGCCCAGTTCCCGGAAGAGGGCCGCGCTCTCCTCGGCGTCCCGCAGGCGCGCCGCGGTCCCCTCGCGTGCGGCGCCGGGGGCCGCGTACTGCCCCTGGGCGCGGCTGCTGAGGACGGCCGCCGTGCCCCAGCGGTCGCCGAGCGTCCGGAAGGCCGCCAGCGCGCGCGACAGCCGTTCGCGGGCCACTGCCGGGTCGCCCAGTCCGACCTGGGCGTAGGTCAGGAACCACAGGGCCCAGGCGTGGTCTGGGGACGACCCGTCGCCCGCCCTGCTCTCCGCCCCGTGATCCGGCTCGTCGCCGTACTGTTTCAGTACGGCGTCGGCCCGCGCCACCGGATCGGTGTCGCTGCCTGCCAGCGAAGCCATACCGACCTGCCAGACCATGGCCCGCAGCCGCAGCCCGTCGGGCACGGAGGAGGATGCCGCCGCGTCCAGTGCCATCGCCAGCGCGCGCCCCGCCTCGCCGAGACGGCCGCGCAGGAACCAGTACCAGCACAGGGCGTTGACCAAGCGCAGCGCGCGCTCCGCCGCGCCCTCCTGGACCGCGCTGTCCAGGGCCATGCGCAGGTTGGCGGTCTCCGCGTCGAGCCGCGCCAGCCATTCGCGCTGCCCTTCCCCGTACAGGAAGGGTTCCGCGCGTTCGGCCAGCGAGGTGTGGTGGACGCTGTGGCGCCGCCGCACCGCCTCCCACTCGCCCGCCTCGCGGAGCTGTTCCAGGCAGTACGCGGCAACCGACTCCAGCAGACGGTAGCGCGGGCCGTACGGGCTCTCCGCAACCACCACCAGGGAGCGGTCCACCAGCCGCGCCAGCAGGGCCGCCACTTCCCCGGACCGTACGCCGCCGCCCGCGCACACCTCCTCGGCCGCGCGGAGCGTGCAGCCGTCGGCGTGGACGGCGAGCCGCCGCAGCACGGCCCGTTCGTCCTCGGTCAGCAGCTCCCAGCTCCAGTCGATCATCGCGCGCAAGGTCTGCTGGCGCGGCGGCGCGCCGCGGCGGCCCGCGCTCAGCAGCCGGAACCGGTCGTCCAGCCGCGCGCTCAGCTCCCGTACGCCGAGGGCCCGTACGCGGGTCGCGGCCAGTTCCAGCGCGAGCGGGATGCCGTCGAGGCGGCGGCAGATGTCCGCGACCGCCGCCGCGTTGCTCCGGCCCGGCGCGTCCCGCGCGTCCAGCGTGAAGCCGGGGGCGGTGGCTGCCGCGCGCGCCGCGAAAAGGGCGACGGCGTCGGCCTGGTCCAGCGGCGGCACCGGCCGGACCCGCTCACCGGCCAGCCCGAGCAGTTCCTGGCTGGTCGCCAGCACCCGCAGGCCGGGAGCGGCTGCCAGCAGCTTCGCAGTGACCTCGGCGACCGCGTCGACGACGTGTTCGCAGTTGTCGAGCAGCAGGAGCAGCCGTTTGTCGCGCACCGCGCCCGCCAGGCGCTCGACGGCCGGGCCGGAGGCCGCGCCCTCGCGTACGCCCAGCACCGCGAGCACCGCTTCGGCCAGTTCGGCGGCCGTGCGCGCCGCCGTACGGCCGCCCTCCGCGCCGCCCGGCCGTCCCAGCGCCGCCAGTTCCACCAGCAGGACGCCGTCCGGGAAACCGGCGGGGTCGTCCGCGAGCCGCTGCGCGGCCTCCAGCGCCAGCCGCGTCTTGCCCACCCCGCCCGGCCCGGTCAGCGTCACCAGCCGGCCCGCCTCCAGGAGCGCTCGGACGTCACGCACCGCGGCGTCCCGCCCGACGAGTCCGGTGAGGGCGGTGGGGAGGTTGGTGCGGGGAGAAGCGGCGGGGCGAGCACCGGTGGCGGTACGGGCCGGAGGGCGGCGTTCCGCTTCCTGTTCACCTCGGCTCCCACCCGCCAGCCCGGGGTCCTGTTCCAGCATCGCCTGGTGGAGAGCCGTCAGCTCGGGCCCCGGATCGACACCCAGCTCCTCGGCCAGCCGCTCGCGCAGGGCGGCGTACGCGGCCAGTGCCTCGCCCTGCCGTCCCGTGCCGTACAGGGCGCGCAGGTGCAGCGCGCACAATCGTTCGCGCAGCGGGTGCCGGGCCACCAGCTCGGCCAGTTCGCCGGCCAGCGGGCCGTGCTCACCCAGCTCCAGCCGGGCCGCGGCCTGTTCCTCCAGCGCCGTCAGCCGCTGCTCCTCAAGGCGGCCGGCCGCGGCCCGTACGAAGGGCGCGTCCCCGCAACCGGCGAAGGCCGGGCCGCGCCACAGGCCCAGCGCCTCGGTGAGCAGCGCGGCGCGCTCTCCCGGGTCCGGACTTCCGTACGCGCGGGCCGTGAGCGCGGCGAACCGGCCGGCGTCCACCGCGTCGGCGGCGACGTCCAGCTGGTAGCCGGGCGGGCGCGCGGCGACCAGCGCGCGGCCGCCCGGCCCGGCCGTCTCCAGGGCACGGCGCAGCTGCGACACCTTGGCCTGGAGCGCGCCGGCGGGGTTGGTCGGCAGCCGCTCGTCCCACAGGGCGTCGATGAGCCGGGCGGTGCCGACGGGCCGCCCCTGGTGGGCGAGCAGCGCGGCCAGCAGGGCCCGCACCTTCCGTTCGGGTACCCGTACGGGCCGTCCGTCCGCCGCCCACACTTCCACCGGCCCGAGCACGCCGAATCGCATGCCGCAACGGTACCCGGCCACCCCGCCCGCACCGGCCGGCACCTGCGCGGCGGTGGCGGCGGGGTGCCCGCCGCAGCTGCCGCGCACGTCTGCTGTGCCTGTGCCATGGACGGCACCGGAACCCCTCCCGCAACGGAAGCACGCCTCCTGCCCGTCCTCCAAGCCCTGGCCGCCCGCGAGCCGCTGTTCCACCGCCCCGAGCAGGGAACGCCCGTACAGAACACCACCGGAAACACGGCCTGAGGCCCGCCCCCTCACGACACCGGCCGGCTGTCCGCCCAGACGTTCTCGAACTCCTCCCGGTATGTCTCGAAAAGACCGTGGTCGTCCTCCCGGTCCGCGCCCTGGCGGAGCACCTCGCGGCCGCCGCCGCGCAGGACCAGGACCGGTGACTCCATGCCGCGGCTGCGGCGCAGGTACGACTGGACGACGGCCACGCCGTCCGGGCCGTCGCCGTCGACCAGGTAGGCCGTGAAGCGGGGGGTCTCGTCGAAGACCTGGATCTCGAAGGCGCCGGGGTCGCGCAGCCGGGCCCGTACCCGCCGCATGTGCAGGATGTTCATCTCGATGGAGCGGCTCATCTCGCCCTTCTTCAGGCCCAGTTCCCGCTCGCGGCGGCGGACCGCGCTGCTGGCGGGGTTGAGGAAGAGCAGGCGGACGCGGCAGCCGGACTCGGCGAGGCGGACCATGCGGCGGCCGGAGTAGTTCTGCACGAGGAGGTTGAGGCCGATGCCGATGGCGTCCAGGCGGCGGGCGCCGCCGAAGAGGTCCTCGGCGGGCAGCTGCCGCTGGAGGCGGACCCGGTCGGTGTGGACGCCGACGACGTCCGCGTACCGGTCGCCGACCAGGTCCTCCACCGCGTCGATGGGCAGCCGTCCGGCGGTGCGGGTGCCGATGCCGGAGCCGAGTATGTCCAGCAGCCGGGCGGAGGCCCTCTCCGCCTGGGCGAGGACGGTAGGGGTCAGGGAGCGGTTGCGGGAGACGATGTTGCGGGCCACCTCCAGCTCGTCCAGGGCCAGCTCCACCTCCCGCCGGTCGTCGAAGTACGGTTCGAAGCAGGGCCAGTGCTGCACCATCAGCTCGCGCAGCTGCGGGAGCGTCAGGAAGCTGAGGATGTTGTCGTCGGCGGGGTCGAGCAGGTAGCCCTTGCGGCGGCTGACCTCGCGGACCGCCACCGCGCGCTGGACCCACTCCTGGCCGGTGGGCCCGGCGGCGGCGATAACCCACTCGTCGCCGTGCACCGGCTCGTAGACGGGGCACAGCACCGCGGCCACGACGGCCCGCAGCCGCTGTTCGACGAGGTTCAGCCAGATGTAGGCGCGCCCGGCCCGCCGGGCGCGCGTGCGCACCTCGCTCCAGGCCTCGGCGCCCCAGTCCAGCTCCGCGCCGATCTCCATCGGCCGGGCCAGGGACACCGTCCCGGGCGGGGCGTCGACGGAGCCGCCGTCGTGTCCCTCATGACCGTCCTGGCCGTCATGGCCGTCGTCACCAGGGGGCAACTCCAGCCCGCCCGAGCTCACCTGCGCACCGCCTTCCGAACCCCCGTGCCAACGATCAAGGCAGACTACTGCGGGTCCGGGAGGCGGTGCAGCAGGATGGATCGAGTCCCGCGCCAACTCCCCTTATTCGACGTGACCGTTGTGTCCGGAAAGCTCGGGCGGAGTGAGCGGATTCATAGCGGTCACGTCGCGCGGGGCGAGCTGGAAGCCCTGCCAGTGGACGGGCATGGGCTCCTGGTCCTCGTCCCGGGCGATGTGGTGGTAGCCGATGTTGACCCACGCGATGGGGTGGCGCAGCGGCTGGCCGTTGACCCACCGGTCGACGCTGTCGCCCGCGCCGGTTCCGCAGTTCGCCAGGTTGTTGCTGGCGAACTGCTCGCATTTGTTGTACTCGGTGAAGTACACGTCGTGTCTGGTGAAGGCGCGCCCGGTGTACTTGCTGGAGCGGCCGGGGACGATCTCGTACGACCGGGGGTGGCCGTCCTTGTTCTTGCCGACGTTGCTGACCACCCGCCACCAGCGTGTCGGCCCGGCGTCGCCCGCCAGTTCCTTGGCCACCGGTGTGCGGACCGTCTTCGTCCTGGGCGCCTGCCCGGCGCCGCCCGGGGTGGTCGTCGAGTCGAACTGCTCGACGCGGTTGGCCGACGAGCCGTCCAGGCCGAAGTTCAGGCGCCAGAAGACGTTGTGGCTGTGGCTGGTGGCGTAGTCCTTGGCGCCCTTGCCGATCGGCCAGCCGCGGCCGTCGCCCGCGTCGTAGTCGGCGGGTGAGAGCGTGCCGGTGGCGCCGACCTGCATGTTCATCGTGCCGTCCGCGGAGAAGCGCCACTCGACGATGTATTCGTACCAGCCGGTCTTGTTGACCGTGTAGACGAGCAGGTCCTTGCCCTGGACCTGCTGGATCCTGGTCGTCTCCCCGGGGTAGCGGCCCAGGCGGTAGGCGTGGCCGCGGGCGCGGGTGGTGACGCACAGACCGTTGACGTACGGGTGCTGCGGGTCCCACGCTCCCGGCACCTTGACCGCCTTGATGGTGCCGCCGGGGCACTCCCCGGGGTCCAGCGTCTGCAGGCCCTGGGCGAAGCTCTGCCCGGTGAGGTCGTCGTACTCGTTGCCGCCGTCGTCGTACGGCACGTGGATCTGGGCCAGCTTCGCGGTGGTCAGCACCTGGATCGGCCGGGGCTCGCCCTTGGGCTGGTACGAGACGTTGTCCAGGACCAGCCCGGCGTTGGCCTCGTAGTGCCAGCACATGCGCCAAGTGGTGCCGCCTTCGAGGGTCTGCGTGATGCTGTACGGGGTACTGCACCCTGCGGCGGTGGGGGCGGGGGCCGCCGGCGCGGCCTGGGCGGCGGCCGGCCCGGCCGCCAGTGCCGCCGTGCCGAGCAGCAGCGGCGCGGCGAGCAGCGCGGCACTCCGGGCGCGGGCCCGGCGGGCGGGGACGGGAGGACGGACAGGGACCCGGACGGGTCCGTGGTGGACGCGGGCACGGCGGAAGGATCTTTCGTGCATGGAAACGCTCCTGTACGACGATGAGACGGAAGCCGCGGAGGCTTCCGGGTACGCGGGTGCGAGGTGCCGCACGGTCCCCGCCGGACGGCGTCCGGCCCAGAGCGGGCGCGGTGGCCGTGCCGTGCTCGGTGACCGTGCCCGGGCGCTCCCGGGCGGCTCAGTCCAGCCGGCCGACCGTGCGCGCGCTCAGGTCGATCACGTAGCGCCGGGTGTCGATCCACTGGCCGTTGCGCACCTTCGTGAAGAGCCGCACGCAGCGGTGCTGCCCGCAGGCGCGCAGCTTCTCCGGAGCCGGTCCTTCCGCCGCTCCGCGGTAGACGAAGCCGGTCACGGCCAGCTGGCCGGGGCCGGTGAGGGCCTTTCCGGTGGCGTGTTCGTAGTCCTTGCGCAGGCCCTCCCCCTCGGGCGCGGCGATCAGCAGGCCGGCCGCCGCCTCGCTCTCCGCCCGGTCGGGCGGCGGCTGCACACCGTGCCGGCTGTCGGTCTTCTCCACCTTCCCCGTGGTGAGGTCGACGGTCTTGGTGATGTACGCGTCGGACCGGTAGTCGTAGAACGACACGTTCGCCCGGCGCGGCGGATCGGCGCGGCCGGACTCGTCCGGGCCCAGTTCGGCCAGGTCGGTGGTCAGCCGCTCCGGCCCCGGTCTGCCCCGGACGTCCTCGGTCGCGCCGCGGAACGTCGGGGGCACCGCCAGGGCCTGCGCCCGCGCGATCTCGTCGTCCGTGAGCGGGTCCCGGCCGACGCCCCGGCGCCC from Streptomyces albofaciens JCM 4342 encodes the following:
- a CDS encoding SAV2148 family HEPN domain-containing protein, whose translation is MSSGGLELPPGDDGHDGQDGHEGHDGGSVDAPPGTVSLARPMEIGAELDWGAEAWSEVRTRARRAGRAYIWLNLVEQRLRAVVAAVLCPVYEPVHGDEWVIAAAGPTGQEWVQRAVAVREVSRRKGYLLDPADDNILSFLTLPQLRELMVQHWPCFEPYFDDRREVELALDELEVARNIVSRNRSLTPTVLAQAERASARLLDILGSGIGTRTAGRLPIDAVEDLVGDRYADVVGVHTDRVRLQRQLPAEDLFGGARRLDAIGIGLNLLVQNYSGRRMVRLAESGCRVRLLFLNPASSAVRRRERELGLKKGEMSRSIEMNILHMRRVRARLRDPGAFEIQVFDETPRFTAYLVDGDGPDGVAVVQSYLRRSRGMESPVLVLRGGGREVLRQGADREDDHGLFETYREEFENVWADSRPVS
- a CDS encoding BTAD domain-containing putative transcriptional regulator — translated: MRFGVLGPVEVWAADGRPVRVPERKVRALLAALLAHQGRPVGTARLIDALWDERLPTNPAGALQAKVSQLRRALETAGPGGRALVAARPPGYQLDVAADAVDAGRFAALTARAYGSPDPGERAALLTEALGLWRGPAFAGCGDAPFVRAAAGRLEEQRLTALEEQAAARLELGEHGPLAGELAELVARHPLRERLCALHLRALYGTGRQGEALAAYAALRERLAEELGVDPGPELTALHQAMLEQDPGLAGGSRGEQEAERRPPARTATGARPAASPRTNLPTALTGLVGRDAAVRDVRALLEAGRLVTLTGPGGVGKTRLALEAAQRLADDPAGFPDGVLLVELAALGRPGGAEGGRTAARTAAELAEAVLAVLGVREGAASGPAVERLAGAVRDKRLLLLLDNCEHVVDAVAEVTAKLLAAAPGLRVLATSQELLGLAGERVRPVPPLDQADAVALFAARAAATAPGFTLDARDAPGRSNAAAVADICRRLDGIPLALELAATRVRALGVRELSARLDDRFRLLSAGRRGAPPRQQTLRAMIDWSWELLTEDERAVLRRLAVHADGCTLRAAEEVCAGGGVRSGEVAALLARLVDRSLVVVAESPYGPRYRLLESVAAYCLEQLREAGEWEAVRRRHSVHHTSLAERAEPFLYGEGQREWLARLDAETANLRMALDSAVQEGAAERALRLVNALCWYWFLRGRLGEAGRALAMALDAAASSSVPDGLRLRAMVWQVGMASLAGSDTDPVARADAVLKQYGDEPDHGAESRAGDGSSPDHAWALWFLTYAQVGLGDPAVARERLSRALAAFRTLGDRWGTAAVLSSRAQGQYAAPGAAREGTAARLRDAEESAALFRELGDRWGQLQAAEVLGTLAEISGDYERAARLHRDGLRGAEELGLWIQASYKHSGLGRIALLTGDLEAARAHHERGLRLAAEQSHRRGEMFAETGLGIGARRAGRLDDAERHHARWLEWCRSRDGDPGTALILAELGFTAELRGDAEAARRRHLDGYEAARATGDPRAVALALEGLAGARSLAGHCAHAARLLGHATATRAAVGTPLPPAERWDVDRITARTREGLGSDTAFTTAFEEGTTMSAEELVREAGGGA
- a CDS encoding copper amine oxidase: MCWHYEANAGLVLDNVSYQPKGEPRPIQVLTTAKLAQIHVPYDDGGNEYDDLTGQSFAQGLQTLDPGECPGGTIKAVKVPGAWDPQHPYVNGLCVTTRARGHAYRLGRYPGETTRIQQVQGKDLLVYTVNKTGWYEYIVEWRFSADGTMNMQVGATGTLSPADYDAGDGRGWPIGKGAKDYATSHSHNVFWRLNFGLDGSSANRVEQFDSTTTPGGAGQAPRTKTVRTPVAKELAGDAGPTRWWRVVSNVGKNKDGHPRSYEIVPGRSSKYTGRAFTRHDVYFTEYNKCEQFASNNLANCGTGAGDSVDRWVNGQPLRHPIAWVNIGYHHIARDEDQEPMPVHWQGFQLAPRDVTAMNPLTPPELSGHNGHVE
- a CDS encoding Tat pathway signal sequence domain protein, producing MRNMMHRHLGKVVAGAAVALAGTAALAAVTLPGDAGAAGGGSRAAAAADPGPQTGQVRPGAVERAPAEGRRGVGRDPLTDDEIARAQALAVPPTFRGATEDVRGRPGPERLTTDLAELGPDESGRADPPRRANVSFYDYRSDAYITKTVDLTTGKVEKTDSRHGVQPPPDRAESEAAAGLLIAAPEGEGLRKDYEHATGKALTGPGQLAVTGFVYRGAAEGPAPEKLRACGQHRCVRLFTKVRNGQWIDTRRYVIDLSARTVGRLD